The Arachis ipaensis cultivar K30076 chromosome B07, Araip1.1, whole genome shotgun sequence genome includes a window with the following:
- the LOC107609496 gene encoding uncharacterized protein LOC107609496 isoform X4 — MALGNASLGPSVPYSFPAASLCTQCFLQSPRLSLRASAALTEKARFVARRKESISVRQLERPLIEYMRLPASQYSVLDAERIERVNDNTFRCYVYGFKFFNFEVIPVLLVKVEEQPDGCCIKLLSCKLEGSPMVASQNDKFDVVPLMRKALMVNRISCDSDSDMSLVHKLTSDTLIEVSIEIPFAFRVIPKQAIESAGTQVLEQILRIMLPRFMSQVRNKAMQK; from the exons ATGGCACTGGGCAACGCCTCGCTGGGTCCTTCCGTTCCGTATTCGTTCCCTGCTGCATCGTTGTGCACCCAATGCTTTTTACAGTCCCCTCGCCTTTCCCTTCGTGCTTCAGCAGCTCTCACCGAGAAAGCCCGGTTCGTTGCTCGGCGTAAGGAGTCCATTTCCGTTAGGCAACTTGAACGTCCACTAA TTGAGTACATGCGGTTGCCGGCTAGTCAGTATTCTGTGTTAGACGCGGAGAGGATTGAACGCGTGAATGATAACACCTTCAGGTGTTACGTTTACGGGTTTAAGTTCTTCAACTTTGAGGTTATTCCGGTTTTGCTTGTTAAGGTGGAAGAACAACCTGATGGTTGTTGCATCAAGCTCTTGTCCTGCAAG CTGGAGGGCTCGCCCATGGTGGCTTCTCAGAATGACAAGTTTGATG TTGTGCCCTTAATGAGGAaag CTTTAATGGTGAACCGGATATCATGTGACAGTGATTCTGACATGTCATTGGTGCATAAACTCACATCAGATACTTTAATTGAG GTAAGCATTGAAATTCCTTTCGCCTTCCGAGTAATACCAAAGCAAGCGATTGAGTCTGCTGGAACTCAGGTCCTTGAACAAATACTTAGGATTATGCTTCCCCGGTTTATGTCACAG GtaagaaataaagcaatgcaaAAGTAA
- the LOC107609496 gene encoding uncharacterized protein LOC107609496 isoform X3 yields MALGNASLGPSVPYSFPAASLCTQCFLQSPRLSLRASAALTEKARFVARRKESISVRQLERPLIEYMRLPASQYSVLDAERIERVNDNTFRCYVYGFKFFNFEVIPVLLVKVEEQPDGCCIKLLSCKLEGSPMVASQNDKFDVVPLMRKALMVNRISCDSDSDMSLVHKLTSDTLIEVSIEIPFAFRVIPKQAIESAGTQVLEQILRIMLPRFMSQIIFCQIPVSS; encoded by the exons ATGGCACTGGGCAACGCCTCGCTGGGTCCTTCCGTTCCGTATTCGTTCCCTGCTGCATCGTTGTGCACCCAATGCTTTTTACAGTCCCCTCGCCTTTCCCTTCGTGCTTCAGCAGCTCTCACCGAGAAAGCCCGGTTCGTTGCTCGGCGTAAGGAGTCCATTTCCGTTAGGCAACTTGAACGTCCACTAA TTGAGTACATGCGGTTGCCGGCTAGTCAGTATTCTGTGTTAGACGCGGAGAGGATTGAACGCGTGAATGATAACACCTTCAGGTGTTACGTTTACGGGTTTAAGTTCTTCAACTTTGAGGTTATTCCGGTTTTGCTTGTTAAGGTGGAAGAACAACCTGATGGTTGTTGCATCAAGCTCTTGTCCTGCAAG CTGGAGGGCTCGCCCATGGTGGCTTCTCAGAATGACAAGTTTGATG TTGTGCCCTTAATGAGGAaag CTTTAATGGTGAACCGGATATCATGTGACAGTGATTCTGACATGTCATTGGTGCATAAACTCACATCAGATACTTTAATTGAG GTAAGCATTGAAATTCCTTTCGCCTTCCGAGTAATACCAAAGCAAGCGATTGAGTCTGCTGGAACTCAGGTCCTTGAACAAATACTTAGGATTATGCTTCCCCGGTTTATGTCACAG
- the LOC107609496 gene encoding uncharacterized protein LOC107609496 isoform X1 has product MALGNASLGPSVPYSFPAASLCTQCFLQSPRLSLRASAALTEKARFVARRKESISVRQLERPLIEYMRLPASQYSVLDAERIERVNDNTFRCYVYGFKFFNFEVIPVLLVKVEEQPDGCCIKLLSCKLEGSPMVASQNDKFDVVPLMRKALMVNRISCDSDSDMSLVHKLTSDTLIEVSIEIPFAFRVIPKQAIESAGTQVLEQILRIMLPRFMSQLVKDYHAWASGDTSREPLGTGEI; this is encoded by the exons ATGGCACTGGGCAACGCCTCGCTGGGTCCTTCCGTTCCGTATTCGTTCCCTGCTGCATCGTTGTGCACCCAATGCTTTTTACAGTCCCCTCGCCTTTCCCTTCGTGCTTCAGCAGCTCTCACCGAGAAAGCCCGGTTCGTTGCTCGGCGTAAGGAGTCCATTTCCGTTAGGCAACTTGAACGTCCACTAA TTGAGTACATGCGGTTGCCGGCTAGTCAGTATTCTGTGTTAGACGCGGAGAGGATTGAACGCGTGAATGATAACACCTTCAGGTGTTACGTTTACGGGTTTAAGTTCTTCAACTTTGAGGTTATTCCGGTTTTGCTTGTTAAGGTGGAAGAACAACCTGATGGTTGTTGCATCAAGCTCTTGTCCTGCAAG CTGGAGGGCTCGCCCATGGTGGCTTCTCAGAATGACAAGTTTGATG TTGTGCCCTTAATGAGGAaag CTTTAATGGTGAACCGGATATCATGTGACAGTGATTCTGACATGTCATTGGTGCATAAACTCACATCAGATACTTTAATTGAG GTAAGCATTGAAATTCCTTTCGCCTTCCGAGTAATACCAAAGCAAGCGATTGAGTCTGCTGGAACTCAGGTCCTTGAACAAATACTTAGGATTATGCTTCCCCGGTTTATGTCACAG
- the LOC107609496 gene encoding uncharacterized protein LOC107609496 isoform X2 codes for MALGNASLGPSVPYSFPAASLCTQCFLQSPRLSLRASAALTEKARFVARRKESISVRQLERPLIEYMRLPASQYSVLDAERIERVNDNTFRCYVYGFKFFNFEVIPVLLVKVEEQPDGCCIKLLSCKLEGSPMVASQNDKFDALMVNRISCDSDSDMSLVHKLTSDTLIEVSIEIPFAFRVIPKQAIESAGTQVLEQILRIMLPRFMSQLVKDYHAWASGDTSREPLGTGEI; via the exons ATGGCACTGGGCAACGCCTCGCTGGGTCCTTCCGTTCCGTATTCGTTCCCTGCTGCATCGTTGTGCACCCAATGCTTTTTACAGTCCCCTCGCCTTTCCCTTCGTGCTTCAGCAGCTCTCACCGAGAAAGCCCGGTTCGTTGCTCGGCGTAAGGAGTCCATTTCCGTTAGGCAACTTGAACGTCCACTAA TTGAGTACATGCGGTTGCCGGCTAGTCAGTATTCTGTGTTAGACGCGGAGAGGATTGAACGCGTGAATGATAACACCTTCAGGTGTTACGTTTACGGGTTTAAGTTCTTCAACTTTGAGGTTATTCCGGTTTTGCTTGTTAAGGTGGAAGAACAACCTGATGGTTGTTGCATCAAGCTCTTGTCCTGCAAG CTGGAGGGCTCGCCCATGGTGGCTTCTCAGAATGACAAGTTTGATG CTTTAATGGTGAACCGGATATCATGTGACAGTGATTCTGACATGTCATTGGTGCATAAACTCACATCAGATACTTTAATTGAG GTAAGCATTGAAATTCCTTTCGCCTTCCGAGTAATACCAAAGCAAGCGATTGAGTCTGCTGGAACTCAGGTCCTTGAACAAATACTTAGGATTATGCTTCCCCGGTTTATGTCACAG
- the LOC110264675 gene encoding uncharacterized protein LOC110264675 translates to MAFLLPMTINKISPVHLAPIFEMDSITERNWGGHVLTFIVKGITDYKEKKKKAIDGCLFALVIIYFHLSKNKGKKRAERPPKPWIANWSKEQLVERMNAETEEILGIVKMAQTREKMKKIEKTEKNNKSKKQKKNEGKFNIVFGGRNN, encoded by the exons atggcgttccttttgccaatgacaataaacaaaatctcacCTGTACACCTGGCCCCAATTTTTGAGATGGACAGCATAACGGAGCGAAACTGGGGAGGGCATGTTTTGACCTTTATCGTCAAGGGCATAACCGActacaaggagaaaaagaagaaggcaattgatggctgcctctttgccttggtgataatatactttcatctttctaaaaataaaggcaagaagagggctgaaagaccaccaaaaccctggattgccaactggagtaAGGAGCAGTTGGTCGAAAGAATGAATGCAGAAACAGAGGAAATTTTG GGGATTGTAAAGATGGCACAaacaagagagaaaatgaaaaaaatagagaaaacagaaaaaaacaacaaatcaaaaaaacaaaaaaaaaatgaaggcaagttcaacatcgtcttcggaggaagaaacaactga
- the LOC107609496 gene encoding uncharacterized protein LOC107609496 isoform X5 — protein sequence MALGNASLGPSVPYSFPAASLCTQCFLQSPRLSLRASAALTEKARFVARRKESISVRQLERPLIEYMRLPASQYSVLDAERIERVNDNTFRCYVYGFKFFNFEVIPVLLVKVEEQPDGCCIKLLSCKLEGSPMVASQNDKFDEPSEKTHCVLKGSILFLSDLAQSLSPSYCPSQSHNSDSEGADLEKESTRIPNLQLEFLIQEPT from the exons ATGGCACTGGGCAACGCCTCGCTGGGTCCTTCCGTTCCGTATTCGTTCCCTGCTGCATCGTTGTGCACCCAATGCTTTTTACAGTCCCCTCGCCTTTCCCTTCGTGCTTCAGCAGCTCTCACCGAGAAAGCCCGGTTCGTTGCTCGGCGTAAGGAGTCCATTTCCGTTAGGCAACTTGAACGTCCACTAA TTGAGTACATGCGGTTGCCGGCTAGTCAGTATTCTGTGTTAGACGCGGAGAGGATTGAACGCGTGAATGATAACACCTTCAGGTGTTACGTTTACGGGTTTAAGTTCTTCAACTTTGAGGTTATTCCGGTTTTGCTTGTTAAGGTGGAAGAACAACCTGATGGTTGTTGCATCAAGCTCTTGTCCTGCAAG CTGGAGGGCTCGCCCATGGTGGCTTCTCAGAATGACAAGTTTGATG AGCCTAGCGAGAAAACTCATTGTGTACTAAAAGGATCCATTCTCTTTTTG TCGGATCTGGCCCAATCTCTTTCGCCTTCCTATTGCCCTTCGCAAAG CCACAATTCAGATTCTGAAGGTGCAGATTTAGAGAAGGAATCAACTAGAATTCCAAATCTGCAATTGGAGTTTTTGATTCAGGAACCAACTTAG